A stretch of the Agromyces larvae genome encodes the following:
- a CDS encoding glycosyltransferase: protein MTARMSVVVPAHDEAAIIGRLLRRIVEGDPDGRIELVVVANGCTDDTARVAASVHPRVQVVELDEGSKIAALNAGDRAAVAFPRAYVDADVLISATTLLDLADALDRPDGPLVAAPGLHVDTSGASAAVRAYYRVWALSEYRGDGHIGSGVYAVSAAGRARWAEFPDVIADDRFVQQQFLREERLTLAHASFTVRAPRTFRAQLARATRIRTGNRELPASLQVAATAPASARYGALVRKVARRPRLWGSFAVYCVGYGVPIVRSRVDALLGRTTGWNRDETVRAEAART from the coding sequence ATGACCGCCCGGATGAGCGTGGTCGTGCCCGCCCACGACGAGGCGGCGATCATCGGGCGGCTGCTGCGTCGCATCGTCGAGGGCGACCCCGACGGGCGCATCGAGCTGGTGGTCGTCGCGAACGGATGCACCGACGACACGGCGCGCGTCGCGGCATCCGTGCACCCTCGCGTGCAGGTCGTCGAACTCGACGAGGGATCCAAGATCGCGGCCCTGAACGCCGGCGACCGCGCCGCGGTCGCGTTCCCGCGCGCGTACGTCGACGCCGACGTCCTCATCTCGGCGACGACGCTGCTCGACCTGGCCGACGCGCTCGACCGCCCCGACGGGCCGCTGGTCGCCGCGCCCGGACTGCACGTCGACACCTCGGGCGCATCGGCCGCGGTGCGCGCCTACTACCGGGTGTGGGCCCTGTCGGAGTACCGCGGCGACGGGCACATCGGGTCGGGGGTGTACGCGGTGTCGGCGGCAGGGCGTGCGCGCTGGGCCGAGTTCCCCGACGTGATCGCCGACGACCGCTTCGTGCAGCAGCAGTTCCTCCGCGAGGAACGGCTGACGCTCGCGCACGCGTCGTTCACGGTGCGCGCGCCGCGCACGTTCCGCGCGCAACTCGCCCGGGCCACGCGCATCCGCACCGGCAACCGCGAACTGCCGGCATCGCTGCAGGTGGCCGCAACCGCTCCCGCGTCGGCGCGCTACGGCGCGCTCGTGCGCAAGGTCGCGAGGCGCCCGCGACTGTGGGGTTCGTTCGCCGTGTACTGCGTCGGCTACGGCGTGCCGATCGTGCGCTCGCGCGTCGACGCGCTGCTCGGCCGCAC
- a CDS encoding O-antigen ligase family protein, whose product MAGTAVSSGRRVAPGEGARANARASIATAVVTFAALASALVLPPMVAGGALLAVALLYLTRTLVFSWTGALVALAAVIMLVPIRRYALPIPLPFALEPYRLLIVVLIVAVTVALLVDPAFRWRPVRFGWPIGVFIGTMLLSISVNGAGLVEQGLAAAAVGAVVNILLLLSVLFTARQLLREERHVMLLLTFLAWAGAAVGVFAMVEKVTRQNVFLMLGNVLPLTLLREEGESLRAGGARAYASAQHPIALAVLLCMLVPIAIYLAKYAGWPRNEINRRIVYGVVVGCLLLGVLAAISRTAVVVLAVMFLVTLVFRPYLAITLGLLALPALLLGMAVQPKIVGELVGSFFDLDSLVASQYTSAGWGGAGRLADLEPAMREAATLPFFGTGPGSRIVIGEERNAYILDNQVLGTLLETGAVGVIGLAVFVLAPPIMLLAFAFRSTAALRHRFLAFAIAISCSGYAAALFFYDAFGFMQTFLVLCLLLACGAWVLTEAPSRVPIAAPGTMPRGTPNPEHRPRPSAPEPAA is encoded by the coding sequence GTGGCAGGCACCGCCGTCTCGTCGGGCCGCCGGGTCGCCCCGGGTGAGGGCGCCCGCGCGAACGCGCGCGCGTCGATCGCCACCGCGGTGGTGACCTTCGCCGCGCTCGCCAGCGCGCTCGTGCTGCCGCCGATGGTCGCGGGCGGCGCCCTGCTGGCCGTCGCGCTGCTCTACCTGACGCGCACCCTGGTCTTCAGCTGGACCGGGGCGCTCGTCGCCCTCGCGGCGGTCATCATGCTCGTGCCGATTCGCCGGTACGCGCTGCCGATCCCGCTGCCGTTCGCGCTCGAGCCCTACCGCCTGCTCATCGTGGTGCTCATCGTCGCGGTGACGGTCGCCCTGCTCGTCGACCCGGCGTTCCGCTGGCGCCCGGTGCGGTTCGGCTGGCCCATCGGCGTGTTCATCGGCACGATGCTGCTCTCGATCTCGGTGAACGGCGCGGGCCTGGTCGAGCAGGGCCTGGCCGCCGCCGCGGTCGGTGCGGTGGTCAACATCCTGCTGCTGCTGAGCGTGCTGTTCACGGCCCGCCAGCTGCTCCGCGAGGAGCGGCACGTGATGCTGCTGCTGACGTTCCTCGCGTGGGCGGGCGCGGCGGTCGGGGTGTTCGCGATGGTCGAGAAGGTCACGCGGCAGAACGTGTTCCTGATGCTCGGCAATGTGCTGCCGCTGACGCTGCTGCGCGAGGAGGGCGAGTCGCTGCGGGCAGGAGGCGCCCGTGCCTACGCGTCGGCGCAGCATCCCATCGCCCTGGCCGTGCTGCTGTGCATGCTCGTCCCCATCGCGATCTACCTCGCGAAGTACGCCGGCTGGCCGCGCAACGAGATCAACCGGCGCATCGTCTACGGCGTCGTCGTCGGGTGTCTGCTGCTCGGCGTGCTCGCCGCGATCTCGCGCACCGCGGTGGTCGTGCTCGCGGTGATGTTCCTCGTGACGCTCGTGTTCCGCCCCTACCTCGCGATCACGCTCGGGCTGCTCGCGCTGCCTGCACTGCTGCTCGGCATGGCGGTGCAGCCGAAGATCGTGGGCGAACTCGTCGGCTCGTTCTTCGACCTCGACTCGCTCGTCGCATCCCAGTACACGTCGGCCGGCTGGGGCGGCGCCGGGCGGCTCGCCGACCTCGAGCCGGCCATGCGCGAGGCCGCGACCCTGCCGTTCTTCGGCACCGGCCCCGGCTCGCGCATCGTCATCGGGGAGGAGCGCAACGCGTACATCCTCGACAACCAGGTGCTCGGCACCCTGCTCGAGACCGGAGCCGTGGGCGTGATCGGCCTGGCGGTGTTCGTGCTGGCTCCGCCGATCATGCTGCTCGCGTTCGCGTTCCGCAGCACCGCGGCGCTGCGACACCGCTTCCTCGCGTTCGCGATCGCGATCTCGTGCTCGGGGTACGCGGCGGCGCTCTTCTTCTACGACGCGTTCGGGTTCATGCAGACGTTCCTCGTGCTGTGCCTGCTGCTCGCGTGCGGTGCGTGGGTGCTGACCGAGGCGCCGAGCAGGGTGCCGATCGCTGCGCCGGGCACGATGCCGCGCGGCACGCCGAACCCCGAGCACCGCCCCCGCCCCTCCGCACCGGAGCCCGCCGCATGA
- a CDS encoding glycosyltransferase family 4 protein: protein MTDVTRRPRDQDRLRILYSFPHPIGAPGIGWTASNQVAELVAAGHEVHLVAAAVDRPVDGVASLTRTMTVGGRRVPHALLGGDRAYSWHDRRAAARLRAVRPDVVHGWPLASLRTFELARDLGIAAVREAPNTHTAHAYAVVARELAALGIELPQRATHAFNASRLAIEQREWDAATGVLVPSTAVERTFLDRGFPRARLLRHRYGARPDAVPARRDDPGRPFTAVFVGRCEPRKGLHHALRAWLSSTASQHGRLLVYGEFVPAYRDVLRDQLDHPSVECLGFSDAPAHVFAEADVLVLPTLEEGSALVTYEAQLAGCVPLVSSAAGAVIEHGVHGLVHEPGEVAALVGHLDRLSTDPDELARLRAGALAHADDLTWAAANVALVAAYRAARDLVAAGAPVARREPGAAPEPVADEASGARPSAAEGAAHARAD from the coding sequence ATGACGGACGTCACCCGCAGACCGAGGGATCAGGATCGACTGAGGATCCTGTACAGCTTCCCTCACCCGATCGGCGCGCCCGGCATCGGCTGGACGGCATCGAACCAGGTCGCCGAGCTCGTCGCCGCCGGGCACGAGGTGCACCTGGTCGCCGCGGCCGTCGATCGCCCCGTCGACGGGGTCGCCTCGCTCACCCGCACGATGACGGTCGGCGGTCGCCGAGTGCCGCACGCCCTGCTCGGGGGCGACCGCGCCTACTCGTGGCACGATCGGCGCGCGGCCGCGCGACTGCGGGCGGTTCGGCCCGACGTCGTGCACGGCTGGCCGCTCGCATCGCTGCGCACGTTCGAGCTCGCCCGCGACCTCGGCATCGCCGCGGTGCGCGAGGCCCCGAACACCCACACGGCCCACGCCTACGCCGTGGTCGCCCGCGAGCTCGCCGCGCTCGGCATCGAGTTGCCGCAGCGGGCGACGCACGCCTTCAACGCGAGCCGGCTCGCGATCGAGCAGCGGGAATGGGATGCCGCGACCGGGGTGCTCGTGCCCTCGACCGCCGTCGAACGCACCTTCCTCGACCGCGGCTTCCCGCGCGCGCGCCTGCTGCGGCACCGGTACGGCGCGCGCCCCGACGCCGTGCCCGCCCGACGGGACGACCCGGGGCGGCCGTTCACGGCGGTGTTCGTCGGACGCTGCGAGCCGCGCAAGGGCCTGCATCACGCGCTGCGCGCCTGGCTGTCGTCGACCGCGTCGCAGCACGGGCGCCTGCTCGTCTACGGCGAGTTCGTGCCGGCCTACCGCGACGTGCTGCGCGACCAGCTCGACCACCCGAGCGTCGAGTGCCTCGGGTTCTCCGATGCGCCGGCGCACGTCTTCGCCGAGGCCGACGTGCTCGTGCTGCCGACCCTCGAAGAGGGCAGCGCGCTCGTCACCTACGAAGCGCAACTCGCCGGCTGCGTTCCGCTGGTCTCGAGCGCGGCCGGCGCCGTGATCGAACACGGCGTGCACGGGCTCGTGCACGAGCCGGGCGAGGTCGCCGCACTCGTCGGGCACCTCGACCGGCTCTCGACCGACCCCGATGAGCTCGCCCGGCTGCGCGCCGGTGCCCTCGCGCACGCCGACGACCTCACCTGGGCGGCCGCCAACGTCGCGCTCGTCGCCGCCTATCGCGCGGCGCGCGACCTGGTCGCCGCCGGTGCGCCGGTCGCGCGCCGCGAACCCGGTGCCGCCCCCGAGCCCGTCGCCGACGAGGCATCCGGCGCACGCCCGTCGGCGGCGGAGGGAGCGGCCCATGCCCGCGCCGACTGA
- a CDS encoding glycosyltransferase family 2 protein yields MPAPTELTVIVCSRERPDMLARSLASIVAATPLGAEILVVDSASTGSATLDVAADAGVRAVRSDVSGLSIARNLGLASTDRPYVLYTDDDCVALDGWTDRILRHFDDPRVGAVTGRMLDHTLVTEPSSIAGVDRLERTLDGLDGGHGALMGFRRELILGLGGFDEVLGAGREFAGAEDLDAFCRVLQSGYALVHDEGAVVHHVNTREGEAYTDLHRGYGLGLGAMANKWIRTRPTVGIPMLGILLKRTAVRAVRHTRHARRGAADRAMLRGILAGLARSTRMRLDGERFVDDHRPTPVSPAAEPGRAGLA; encoded by the coding sequence ATGCCCGCGCCGACTGAGCTGACCGTCATCGTGTGCTCGCGCGAGCGCCCGGACATGCTGGCCCGGTCGCTCGCGTCGATCGTCGCCGCGACCCCCCTCGGCGCCGAGATCCTCGTGGTCGACTCCGCGTCGACCGGTTCGGCGACGCTCGACGTCGCCGCCGACGCGGGCGTGCGGGCCGTGCGCAGCGACGTGAGCGGTCTCTCGATCGCACGCAACCTGGGGCTGGCCTCGACCGACCGGCCCTACGTGCTCTACACCGACGACGACTGCGTCGCGCTCGACGGCTGGACCGACCGCATCCTGCGGCACTTCGACGACCCCCGGGTGGGCGCGGTCACCGGGCGCATGCTCGACCACACGCTCGTGACCGAACCGTCGTCGATCGCCGGAGTCGACCGGCTCGAGCGCACCCTCGACGGCCTCGACGGCGGGCACGGTGCGCTGATGGGGTTCCGGCGCGAACTCATCCTCGGCCTCGGCGGGTTCGACGAGGTGCTCGGCGCCGGCCGCGAGTTCGCGGGCGCCGAAGACCTCGACGCGTTCTGCCGCGTGCTGCAGAGCGGATACGCACTCGTGCACGACGAGGGCGCCGTGGTGCACCACGTGAACACCCGCGAGGGCGAGGCCTACACCGACCTGCACCGCGGATACGGGCTCGGCCTGGGTGCGATGGCGAACAAGTGGATCCGCACCCGGCCCACCGTCGGCATCCCGATGCTCGGCATCCTGCTGAAACGAACCGCCGTGCGCGCCGTGCGCCACACCCGCCACGCCCGTCGCGGGGCCGCCGATCGCGCAATGCTGCGCGGCATCCTGGCCGGCCTCGCCCGAAGCACCCGAATGCGGCTCGACGGCGAGCGCTTCGTCGATGACCATCGACCGACGCCCGTCTCCCCGGCCGCAGAGCCGGGGAGGGCGGGCCTGGCCTGA
- a CDS encoding wax ester/triacylglycerol synthase family O-acyltransferase, with protein MPNHAAVELMGTLDEKFIANSVAFEAARPACTMVVDGGPLRAPDGRLDRELIVDLVRSAVARMPAMSRRLRRTPLGLTAPAWVAVEQLDYAFHVRFHPAVVGDGTERAELFSGRGNGPMRLDRPLWDILVAELDSGQVALIGRAQHALGDGIYGMRLIDALVDGRPFLATHAAAAERAALAQAPQPPRTGTGLLLAAASVWWSAQPGLGGAWREYSRKPFRRRLRRWGGRLARPVRNRIIARRGLIERMLPPRHSALAEFDLGEVRAVARAAGGSVSDLTVALALRAVARVLPDEAALLVPISKRERGNGGEQRNHIVMTRVTAADGGSLGDLVAIVARQVAGARDGGGSGGLEPRAGYASYLPWRPRRAYFGPAEVHAMTLWPVLEPRDEIAVFASSYHRRFTLAVTASAGIDLAPVVAEFERAIRGAEAVAEPAVEEVLDA; from the coding sequence ATGCCGAACCACGCCGCCGTCGAGCTCATGGGCACGCTCGATGAGAAGTTCATCGCGAACTCCGTCGCCTTCGAGGCCGCCCGGCCCGCGTGCACGATGGTCGTCGACGGCGGGCCGCTGCGCGCACCCGACGGCCGGCTCGACCGGGAACTCATCGTGGACCTCGTGCGGTCGGCGGTGGCCCGCATGCCGGCGATGTCGCGCCGACTTCGCCGCACCCCGCTCGGGTTGACGGCGCCGGCCTGGGTCGCCGTCGAACAGCTCGACTACGCCTTCCACGTGCGGTTCCACCCGGCCGTCGTCGGCGACGGCACCGAGCGGGCCGAGCTGTTCTCAGGGCGAGGGAACGGGCCGATGCGGCTCGACCGACCGCTCTGGGACATCCTCGTCGCCGAACTCGACTCGGGCCAGGTCGCCCTCATCGGCCGGGCGCAGCACGCGCTCGGCGACGGCATCTACGGCATGCGCCTGATCGACGCGCTCGTCGACGGCCGGCCGTTCCTCGCCACGCACGCGGCCGCGGCCGAACGGGCGGCGCTGGCGCAGGCGCCGCAGCCACCGCGCACGGGCACCGGGCTGCTGCTCGCGGCTGCGAGCGTCTGGTGGTCGGCGCAGCCCGGCCTGGGCGGGGCCTGGCGCGAGTACTCGCGCAAGCCGTTCCGCCGCCGGCTGCGCCGATGGGGCGGGCGGCTCGCACGCCCGGTGCGCAACCGCATCATCGCGCGCCGAGGCCTCATCGAACGGATGCTCCCCCCGAGGCATTCCGCGCTCGCCGAGTTCGACCTGGGCGAGGTGCGCGCGGTCGCCCGTGCCGCCGGCGGCTCGGTGAGCGACCTGACCGTGGCGCTCGCGCTGCGCGCCGTCGCCCGGGTGCTGCCCGACGAGGCCGCGCTGCTCGTGCCGATCTCGAAACGCGAGCGCGGCAACGGCGGCGAACAGCGCAACCACATCGTGATGACGCGGGTGACTGCGGCGGACGGCGGCTCGCTCGGCGACCTCGTCGCGATCGTCGCGCGGCAGGTCGCCGGCGCCCGCGACGGTGGGGGCAGCGGCGGGCTGGAGCCGAGGGCGGGGTACGCGTCGTACCTGCCATGGCGTCCCAGGCGGGCGTACTTCGGCCCAGCCGAGGTGCACGCCATGACGCTGTGGCCGGTGCTCGAGCCCCGCGACGAGATCGCCGTCTTCGCCTCGTCGTACCACCGCCGCTTCACGCTCGCGGTCACCGCGAGCGCCGGCATCGATCTCGCGCCGGTGGTCGCCGAGTTCGAACGCGCCATTCGGGGTGCCGAAGCCGTCGCCGAACCCGCCGTCGAGGAGGTGCTGGACGCATGA
- a CDS encoding acyltransferase: MSRTLGFLRSILDPRVWVHRLRLAHFDAYSHVRQVPKLTRGPNVTFAPNVSFRNAERITLGAGTHIGEHSVVWAGDSTGRITLGDHCLLAPNVTITASNYGIVQGRNVMHQPKLERDILIGRDVWLGANVVVVAGVTIGDGAIVGAGAVVTRDLPANCIAGGVPAKVIGTRPLDVPADVPTEERVA; this comes from the coding sequence ATGAGTCGCACGCTCGGATTCCTCCGCTCCATCCTCGACCCCCGGGTCTGGGTGCACCGGCTGCGCCTGGCCCACTTCGACGCGTACTCGCACGTGCGCCAGGTGCCGAAGCTCACCCGCGGCCCGAACGTGACGTTCGCGCCGAACGTGTCGTTCCGCAACGCCGAGCGCATCACGCTCGGCGCCGGCACCCACATCGGCGAGCACTCGGTGGTGTGGGCCGGCGACTCGACGGGCCGCATCACGCTCGGCGACCACTGCCTGCTCGCACCGAACGTCACGATCACCGCATCGAACTACGGCATCGTGCAGGGCCGCAACGTCATGCACCAGCCGAAGCTCGAACGCGACATCCTGATCGGGCGCGACGTGTGGCTCGGCGCGAACGTGGTCGTCGTCGCGGGCGTCACCATCGGCGACGGCGCCATCGTCGGCGCGGGCGCGGTGGTCACCCGCGACCTGCCCGCGAACTGCATCGCCGGGGGCGTGCCCGCGAAGGTCATCGGCACCCGGCCGCTCGACGTCCCGGCCGACGTGCCGACCGAGGAGCGGGTCGCATGA